Sequence from the Megalops cyprinoides isolate fMegCyp1 chromosome 9, fMegCyp1.pri, whole genome shotgun sequence genome:
CCGTCTTTAAGTACTTTTGCTCTCTTTTGCTAATCTCTCAAGCATAGCACCCACACCTTTTGTATTCTCTCTTAATTTAACAGCAGTAGAGAAGGCCAAACCAGGTGGttgggagagatggagagaatgagtgagaggaaaagagagagaaagcagagccGGACAGAGGGGAGCGAGGgtgggatggagagagggggcgtGTTTGTGTTACTCCTGGAAGACAGAATCGGAGCCACATGTGGAAACAATCAGAAGAGAAGCACTTcctggtgacatcatcagagcGCAGCACAGTGTTTCCCAAAGCCACTCCAAGAGAGAGGGCCTCTTGACAGAGAGCGATCAGGGTGCTGCATGTGCCAATTCACATTACATAGAGAAATCACCTCATATACGCATCATTACATGTGTTTGAGAACAGAGGGATTGTCTTTTCTGTAGTGTTTATACATAATGCTGCAGTatattataaacacatttatgttgTACATTTGCataccatttaaaatgtttgaccTTGGTTATTTTGAGCAGTgcacaaaggaaaatgaatgtcatATTCCCATTGCTGCTGTTCTTGAAATACTGCTAGTGTCTTGGACAGAGGTGAAGtgcagtctgcacacacacacatacacacacacacacacacacacacacacacacacacgcacgcatatgcacacacgcacatatatgcatgagcacacacacatatgcatgcgtgcacacacacacacacacacacacacacattcctgctgCTATTTTCAggcttctctctgctgcctgtgGCTTTTCCTGGCCTTCTGATCCAGAGGAAAAAGGGCCGGAGCTCAGCGTGAGTGTCCCTCAGACCTGCTGAGACGCAGTGGAGGTTTTGGCTTCCGAACTCCTCGGAGCACTGAGCATCCGAAAGGAGGCCAATTCTCCACCCTCCCATCTGCTCCACACTCTGGCTGTCCTACACAGGGCATCCACACCCCAGAGGCCCAGTTCTGTCACAGCAAGATCAGTCTGGCACATCATCGTCTGCACCAGGGCTCTCTGGAGTTGCACTGGTTGGCTTTTTTAGTGCACTCTGATGTCCCTGTTTTATCGAGCCCCTCTCTTTCGATCGCAGCTGTTTAATATGATAATCAAATTTCCTTTactaaaacacttttttaaaactgaattgtCACAACTCGCTACTGAATTGTTACATTTTCTAGAGAAAATAGGGAAACGGCAATCaatgtaaaaagtgtaaatctatgggaagagaagagaagaagaggTGATTTCACAACAGCTGATGCTGGATAATGTGATTCACTAAGCAgtgtaactgtaaaatatgcTGTGTTTTCTCCTCACAGTGCCTGATGCCCCACCTGTGAACGTGAGCGCGGTGTTGAATGGGACAGAGGTGTTGGTGAGCTGGGCGCAACCACCAGGCAGACTGAATGGACATCTGTTGGGGTACACTTTGGAGTATAGTGCCCCCAACATGGGTCAAGTAAGCCAGACTTACAGACAAGTATacttgaaacacacacagattcacacacacacacatacaaacatggaCACATTCATGGACACATGGACAGTGACTGTCATCAGTACTTCCTACTTACATACCATATGTGGAACTATATTCGCTTGCTGTGGCCTGTTGACAATATTGCAAATAGACACATGGCATGTGAAGATGCTCTGACTGAGTATGTACTTAAGTATATCAAAAGTGCAGTGCTACAATGGctacagcaaaaataaaacctgtCTGGAAACACAGTGTTAAGGTGTCTATCTTTCTCTTCTTAGACTGTGTTGGACTCTGGGCTCGACACGGATCTGGCAATAAATTTGTCCGTCCCCCTGTCCAACGTGTCCTTCCGGGTGTGTGCCTACACAGGGGCAGGACCCGGGCCTTGGAGCCCTGTCCAGACTCTGACCCTCATACAGCCAGGTGAGTGGAAGAGCAGGGGAAAGCAGGAGAGGGGGATTATGGATTTATGGAGAAAAGGGTCAGTactgaagggggtgggggtgaggaggaaaaagtagaaaaacagcaaaatcttAGACTGCAGTGTGACGTCTAAATAATAACCAATTTAACTGTTTCTTACAGCCATGGGAGAGCTACATTCTAGAGGTAAGTTAGCTGTGTTTCTTATTCTTGGTTTACCaagtacacgcacacacaggtaaacacacacacacacacacacacagatttgtgGTCATATGAAGGGAAGTGATCTCAGACAGTTCCTTCTCAGTTCTCGCTGGGTATGTGTTTCAGTTCGTGCgatggtttctgtgtgtgtgcaaggaaATGAAGGAAGAAGGAACAGACCCATGATAAAAGGATGGGGGGGAGGCAGATCCGGCTCAGAGAGACGtgtcataaatatttacacaagcGTAAGGGATCAACCGGGATCAACCAACAAGATGGACGGACAattcagaggagagagacaaaaacTCTCAAAGAGTTACTATACGTAATCGGACGTTTTTCCAACAATTATGTCACATCCTCACATCTCACAACTATATGATGGAGACTAGAAGCAACAGAGGtggtattttcttttaaagggATGAACTTGGGATCAAGacaaatatttgtattaattgTTTATAAATttagtacatttacatgtaccCACTGAATATAGAAATTATACACTATTATACCACACATGTGTAACATTTCAGGAATGACAGACCACATACAACAGCAAGACGAAAATCACTGCCTTCAAATAGGTGCTTATATTCTGTAGGACATAGCGCGCACTGAAGGGATAAAATAACCAAGTATCCTTTAGTTCCCCATAACAAGTTCATTGAAAGGAAGCATCAgactaaaacaaaaagaatgacACAACAAAATACTGAATAACAAAGAccactgacaggaaaaaaatataattgccttttcaccttttttctACTTCCTTTCATTTACTCCCTCTTTTTCACATACTAGTTCTCATTCCCCAGCAAATTAATAGTGttgtttttataaatgtgacaaacacagtcactgtgAAACAGAGACCGCATGTACGTCTGGTCTCAGACGCTACTATTCTCTTTACCAGCTCTTTGAAAATATGGACAGCATCACATTCAGTCCACTTTTGTAATTTCTCCTTCCTGCTttgatggagagagacagagagagatgagaaaggAAGGCTATAAAGGCAGAAGTGAGACATTGTAAGGGGCAGCACGCTAATGTGTGAGCACTGGaagaggtgggggagagacTGAGAGTAGCTGCGAGCGAGTGCCAGGGAGTGTGGAATAATGACACACCCATCAGTAAATCTGCACAGCACATCTGTGGTCACTTGACTCATCTCATCTAATGCAGCAATCAGACACACTGTGAGCACATGTACGAAAGCACGTGTTGTGAATATAAAAACAGCTGTCCATTGCtgtcatacagacacatacacaggacCTTTCTCCTGCTGCCACTGGCATTTATTAAGATGCTGGCATTACTCCCCAAGTATACTGTCCCACCACGCCTCTGTTTCCCTGTATTGACCACCTTTACCCTACAGTAGCATTTCCAACATTAAAGAGGTGATGTAGTTAAAACAATGCAGTGGGAGAAAATTGTTTTTCACAATCGGGGCTTATTGAGTAGCACAAACGCTCCTCTGATAGCACATTTCCTTCGAAGGGAACTTATAGCAGGTGACTGTCATTAGATAAAGAAGCAGCAACTCCTCCACTTCCAGCttaaaaacaaagccattttcaaTAGAATTTGTTGATATTAAAGCTGGCCCGTGTCGGCATGTTagttctgttttaattaatacCTCTTCCCCATAGCTCTTTCtgtttcctcctctgtctcccacaATAACCCCTCATTCTCACGTAACCTGCAATAAAGTATAATAAAGTGTTTGGCTTGATTTGattgaatgaaaatgtaccTCCATCAGGTCCGTCCTCACAGCGAGCCTTCTCCTGGCACTGGTGGTACATCGTCATGGCGATGTCCGTCGCCGTGGCGCTGGCAGTGTTGGTTGCAGTGTATGCAGCTCGACTGCGTCGTAAAGAGACTCGATTTGGGTGCGTAGGTTTTtagtgtgcatgtctgtgattgtgtgtatatatgtgtgtgttcgtggGGGTTCACTGTAGAAATATGGTGTTACTGTGTTACCACACTTTGCGTTCACTGTGTTCAGATCATCTCAGCACAGAATTGTCATTTTTGCCACGTTTGTTGTCATTCTTAGTTTGTTCAGTAGATTCTTTCAGAGTTTTAAATACATCCACTATGTCACACcatgatttcatttaatgtgtctGGCAGAATGTCAGTGCAAGTTGGTGTTCCTTTGTTATCGTAGGGTTTTGTTGCAGTGTGAACGTGTTGGTGTTTATATCTGCTTTTAAATATGTGTCCACACGTGTATGTGTACAGCAGTCGTATGTAACTGTGTGACTGTAAATGTGAACCTGTGGTTGTACTGACACAGTGTGTTGTATATTAGGGAGGCATTTGAACCGATGATGGAGAGTGGGGAACTGGTAGTGAGGTACCGCGCACGGCGAACCTACAGCCGCCGGACCAACGAGGCCACATGTGAGTGTCCGTGCCTGCCCTGCACCAAGAATCCTGATATTTACACTACTGTTAGAGAGTGGTTTTTATGTCTTCCTGCTCACAGGAGTCAAGGAATACTGCCTGAcctttttgtgtgcgtgtaagGAAGCTGGCTGACAATCCTCATGTAAAAAACAGagtaaaattataaaaataaataattacaccTATTTATAATGAGCCTGTGTAGATGGGTGTGGCCAACTGCTGTTCGTTACACAGAGAATTAAAATCATAGACAATTTCAATTAATCATCTTTAAAGGAATATGATGGAGGGGAAATCTGTTATGGTAAATGGAAAGACAGTTAGCTGAGGATTCTTTAATGTTAACACAACAAACTATTTAACTAATTCACAACAGCattaacacatttaaccattgaacaatttacaatttaaaaaaaaaaaaacaaaaaccaaaaatattGTTAGTTTGGGAGCAGGTGAAGGCTTCTACTTCACAGCACAGTTGAATACGTAGCATACAAACTTTAATGTGCCCAGTCATCACTCCCAGTTAGTACTCATGTTTTCAATTATTAAGTCacttctgaaacacacacacacacactcacacacacgcgcacgcgcgcacacacacacttataagAAGTCTTTCATGTGTCACGTAAGTGTGAACCGATGgcaaggacagagagggaaggggacaGAGTGGGGGACAAgtaaaaaagggagggggggggggggggggctaggggGAAGGGTGTTTTGTTTCCCTGATGGTAACTCTCCAAAACATGTCAGCCTGAGGGGCAGATATGTGCGTGAGAACATGCAAGCACATCCCTGCGCTGTGTTGGAACATGCCTTAGGATGGAGCACTTTGTTGTCTGTTGCGTGGTATGCTGATATTCCAGAAACAGCTGTAGGAAACTCCAGTCACCCTGTGTGTACACCACAGCCTTCCAAACAGATGTTCAAGTTGGATCAATCGATGGGTCTTTAATACGAAGAGCATTTGAGCAGACTATCGTGTGTGACAGTCCAGCACTGGGGACTAACTGCGGGATCTAGATCCAGTCAGGAACCAAAGATGTGACACAAACTTAAAAACAGAGCTCTTGTCACATTGTATTAACAGCACAAATATGCCTTGGATTAAGACACGCGGCTAAGCTAACACTCTCTTTTCCTTTACTGCATCCAAGAACCCAGAGAGGATTAATATCATATGTTATCAGATGATGATTGTACAGCAATGACGTCCCTCACCCTTTAATCAGGCTGTTATTCCTTGGAATACAGTCACTATAGATGAGAGACGTTGTGCTAAGGCCTGCTGTTTTACTGTCGAATtatagcaataataaaaaaggagtcaaaaacaaaaacagaactatAGTGCCCTCACTAGTTACAGTGAACAGTCAGAGATGGTATGTGACAGGATGTTAATAGTGTCTGTTGGTCTCTGCAGTGAACAGTCTCGGGATCAGTGACGAGCTGAAACAGAAGCTGCAGGATGTGATGGTCGACAGACATAAACTGACGCTGGGAAAGACCCTGGGCGAGGGTGAGTCTGCCTTCCTCTCCTGTCAACACCACAACACTGTCCTTCCCTCATGTATCCCCTTGACagtgtgtgttaaaaaaaatatgtggtTCTTTACAGGGGAGTTTGGTTCTGTGATGGAGGGCCTGCTGACCCACGATGAGTCCCAGAGCGTGCTCAAAGTGGCCGTGAAGACCATGAAGAGTGAGTCTGCCCTCTGCTGTGATATTGACTGACATAAGATTCATGACAACTCTCACAAGTTTAACGTTCACATctatttctcctctctctctatttcagTTGCTATCTGCACACGCACTGAGATGGAGGACTTCTTGCGAGAAGCAGCCTGCATGAAGGAGTTTGATCACTCCAATGTCATGAGGCTCTTGGGTGAGCAATGAATATATCCAATGACATTAATGTCAGGTGTGTGAAACCAGCAGCTGCTGTTGGTAGATGGCAGCATGGCCCATGATCCCTCTGTGTTCCCTCCccaggtgtgtgtctgcagacGGTAGAGAGTGAAGGCTACCCATCTCCTGTGGTTATCCTGCCATACATGAAGCATGGAGACCTGCACAGCTACCTGCTCTACTCCCGCCTAGGCGACTGCCCTGTGGTTAGTCTGCTGTCACATATTCAACTGCATGGGActgtaacatttacaattttttggATAATTTAAGCATCCATTCACAGATTTCTGTGCATTATTGAAAAAGATCACTCTCTACAGTGAACAGAAAGtgcttcttcttcctctttttccacAGTTCAAACAAAGTTTATACCATGGACATGTGACAACATTTCTTTGAAGAAATGCAAGAtacagcgccctctgctgtagaaaaaaaatgttgtcacCTACACAGAAGGCCCACTATTTTCTTCCTATCTTTTTCAGTACCTTCCCTCTCAGATGCTGGTGAAGTTCATGACTGACATTGCGCGGGGTATGGAGTATCTGAGCAGCAAGAACTTCATCCACAGAGACTTGGCAGCCCGAAACTGCATGTAAGGccactttctctttttctctcctggtgtctgtctcttcttctctttccccactttccattttccacttttttccctttctgtccctctggatttccatttgtgtttcctttgtgttcccctgtgtctttcagtttttctttctctttaactctttatcattttattactTGCTGTTAGGTAATGTCCTAACAGACAATATTCTGCTTGCTCCCAGCTTGCAACCTTCGTAGCAGCCCTGACAAagttacattttcactgtattcTACATGACAAGGGCTGTTGTGtatacacaaacagcagaaaatattttgagcTAATAGTGGGGTTTATCCTTCAGTGGACATCCACACAAAGCCATtgaatgaaaacaggaaaaacaggatATTTCCTCCAGCATAGAAGATTCCCTGACTCCCAGTCTCTCCATATTTCAGGCTGAATGAGAACATGACTGTGTGCGTGGCTGACTTCGGCCTATCAAAGAAGATATACAATGGAGACTACTACCGACAGGGCCGTATCTCCAAGATGCCTGTGAAGTGGATTGCCATTGAGAGTCTGGCTGACAGAGTCTACACAACCAAGAGTGATGTGGTAAGTCCTCTGTTTGTGTTGGAGCGTGTACATGGGTGTTTAAGTGCTTGTGTGGCCAGCATTTAACCACCTAGAAATCACTAACTCTTTAGCCTTATTTCTGAGATAAGAAAATGAGCCAAGTTAAACACCACAGTCCCACAGAATGCATCATTAGTGGGCAAGTACATGCTTCAGTTGGGTCATAGGCGCACCTATTGTTTGCATAGTGAGTAGATATGTGCGAAAGTTGACTCTCCCTCCCGCCCTCTGTCAGTGGTCGTTTGGGGTGACAATGTGGGAGattgccaccagggggcagacACCCTACCCTGGAGTGGAGAACAGCGAGATCTACGACTACCTTCGACAGGGGAACCGCCTCAAACAGCCCCCTGACTGCCTGGATAGCATGTAGGTGTCTAAGAGATTGCTACTCTGCCATACTATGgataatatttgtatttgtaaaacaGCTACTGAATgagtaataatgaaaaaaacagctgttgcaTTTAGAATGGTCATCAGTCACCAATACAAGCAATATATCAAAGGGTATTTACTTCATTAGTTACCAAAGAAAAGGAGTATACAGGAGGATACAGTATGAATTTCCTCTCCAGTATATACATTCTGTATACAGTTTGTATTGCATGCCTTTGCTTTGGTGAGGCCTTTGCTTGATTTCCACTCCTGTGAACTGAGATGACTAATCTCTTACTCTCCCCCCATCAGCTATAACCTCATGTTCTCCTGCTGGCTTCTGAGCCCCAAAGACCGGCCAGGGTTCGAGACCCTGCGCTGCGAGCTGGAGAAGGCCTTGGAGGAGCTACCCGATCCCCAGGAGGCCGACGAGATCCTCTACGTTAACATGGAGGAGTCGGTACCCGAGCCAGGGGCCGTGGGGGGCCGGGAGCCGCTGGGGGCCCCTCCCCCGTTCTGCCTGAAGGGCATGGACACTGTGACCACCGTGGAGGTGCACCCCCCAGGGCGCTACGTCCTCTGCCCCCAGCACGAGACCCAGCGCTTTCTCAACGACTCACTGGAGAGCCTCCACCTGACCGCCTCCTCTTCCACGCCCACCCTGCTCCTTCAGCCCTCCTCTTGCTCCACCCCCATCCCTGCCGTCCTGGGCGAGGGGCTGGAAGACAGGGAGGGGTCTGGTAAGAGAGTCCCCTGGCAGTGacgatgccccccccccccttcgcgCCCTCATCGCTGGGTAGAGATGTGGTCGGGATGATGCTGATTTTGTTCGGAGGTGTACCGTTTCCTGTCAAACGGAGGCATTCAGTGTCTGTCACGATGGACTCGACACACACCTGTATGAGCACAAAAACACTGCCGCacactccacaaacacatgcgTCTGCTCAGACCTGCTCATCTTCTCCTCAGTTGGAAGTGTAATATTAATACAAGCCCCTGTTGCAATGGCACTTTCTCCCCCTGCCCTTAAATATGGTACTTGTGGGAAGGGAGatacattaaattgtaaataaaaacagtgaccAAAACAAATTTACAAGTACATTCTACAGGATTCTACAGCATTTCAGTTGAAAGGTTTCTTGGGAAACACAAGTAGGTCTATGAATTTGGACACTGGCCAGTATGTATTCTGAATCAGGGCTGGATTATAGGGGTCCCAATTCCACTGTGATTGTTATTCCTCTTGTCTTGCAGCCAGGCCAGTTTGAACACAGGAATAAGTAACAAAAGACAGGACCACACAGAtcaccagctcagcagtaaaCTGTAGCATGTTAAGTCACAGCCAGGATCCTCTCCAGCATCCAGAGTGCTATCCAGAGTACTACTGAATTCACCACAGCTAGGCCAGTTCATTCAACTTAACCAGCTTTAATCATTGTTTCTTCTTTAATCAGCATAAAGCTATGATGAACCAGTTCCCCATGTGATTTAAACAAACATGCTGCTTTAATTCTAGTAAAGCAGTGTAATGTTGAGGATGTTTTCACATTGCTGTCTTTCTCTGGTATGGTACTATAGCTTGATTCCAGAGAATCTTGGTACAGTTTTTCTTTCAGAGCTGAAAATCCAAATGAGCCGTATggccatgtgaaatgtaatgtgaatttgttttttgtcagcAGAACTGTCAGATTTCGAAGGGCATCTGAACATTTACGTTCGTTAGCCCTTATTAATTTTGTTCTTCGTCTCTTATGAAGGCACCGCTCTGAAGTTATTCATTCTGAATTTCTGCGCATAGCAGCCAGTTCTGCTTCCATCTGCCTAAATGGCTAAGGGACATTCCATCTCTCCTTCACTCCATGTTCACCATGCACGCCTAGTTTTGCCCATTTTTAACCTCTTTCCTCCAGTCAAACGAACACCTGAGAACAGAGGTCATTTGGGTCACCCATCACTGTTTCACATTACATAGCATGAGTTAAGCTGTCCCTCACTCTCcagtgcattttgaaaaggGTTATGCGAAAGCACCCTAATATTTACAAAGCCAGCTTGAACTGAAGTTAAAAACTGTCCATGCAACACAGAAAGTAAATGATGAAACATAAGAATGTCACTGAGTGGCTCAAGCCTTGTGCATCATGGTGGTGTCCTTCCTGAAGACTGTCTCACTTGGGCCAAGTCCTGTCTTTAAAGTGATCCTTATTTGTCCCTGTAGCCAGCCCTGTCCTCTGACACTTTATAAGGACTTCAACAGCTTTTCAGAGAACCACCTTTCCACACAGTGCTGCATGAGagaacaaaaatacatgtgaaaaaaattctcagacgacaaaaaaacatttactgccTTGTAATCTGACCTCTTCTTGCAATGATCATGTAATGATCTGACCTCTTCTTATACCACTGCTACACGATGTCCTATCAGAGCCACCCAGCTCCAAAGTGTGAGACATCAGAGCAAGAAGAGGACAGACACGGAACTaaatgaaagaaggaaaaaagggggaaatgaaTGACAGTTAAGGGAAATAAATAAGATGAAGGGAAAAGGAAGTGAAAACAACATGTAGAAACACATTGACAAGTGATTGCCTTATTAGATTTGAGGAAAGTTACAGTATTGTAGGCGAATGGACGGTGAGAAGCTTGGTAGGCTGGGGAAGAAACATCCTCATGCGCTGCTTGGGTCCTCTTCATAACTCAGGGTTCAGGGAAAGACAGGGTTCAACAGAGACATCAACAGCACAGCTATATTCTACCACAGGAGCTCATCGAGGTTCACACATCTCTGATGGAGCCCCCATTGGACTGGCTTCACCAGACATGCAGAGCCAATGCATGGTGTTGAAGGGGCGTTTGTAGAACTGGTAAAGGTCACAGGAAAACCTTTGGTACCAAGCAGAGCAGCAACGCAAGCACAgtgttattatttgttgtttgtcgTGTTTGTTAATGTGTATGCCTGAAATGATACTTTGCACTAATATGAATATACGTTCCCTATGTAATTACtgttgtattctgtattttcatgtacTCTTacctttctgtgctgtttgcattcTGCGTATTTAGGTCACATTTGACATGGAATGTTCCATAAGGGACGTATTTCCCCCCCGTTTACAAGATAAAATGAGTACATTCCATTTCAGTTGAGGGGGAATTACTGTTTGCATGTTGGTCTAGTGCAACGCTTATGAAGACAAAAGAGAAGTACGACTCTGCACGGTGGTCAGTAGTTTGTGTATAGACACAACATGTTTAATTATTATAAGCGGCATGCCCTTAAGTGATGAACCCAAATGCAATCAGTTCTTCTTCCTGGTCCTCCCTCAGTTGACaaacctctctctttttctgatGGTCCCTGTTGATTTCCTGGGAAACAAAATTTTTTTCCCGCTCCAGTATGTTATTTGGAGACTAGATACACATGTGCAAACTACCTAATAATTCATCTTTTTCATgacctttttgattttttgtaaCAGAGCTCAAGTTGTAAGCAGCTGGATATCCTATATATGCCACTAGATGTAATTATTACACCTGAGTGAATtgaagacaggaagagagagagagagtgaggttTGTCACATCAGGGCTGTCACCCAGCCTATGGTCTGATGGGCATGTGgcattctgttttgttcttgcaTTTTGCCTGCTTCTTGCATATTTTTCAACCACTTCACCTCCTTAAGGGATATCGTGGATGACCTCCAGGGAGGGTTTTCCATTCAAATGTCTGAGCTTTCAGCACAGTCCTGCTTCACAAATTAACGTGTTGTAGCATGCCgacacagcacagaacaagTGCAATCCGACTGCGGTCCCCTTTAAGTAAACCTCAACCCTTATTTGCAGAGCATCATT
This genomic interval carries:
- the LOC118783236 gene encoding tyrosine-protein kinase receptor UFO-like produces the protein MSFGSAGTLLLTVLIPALYTQGTAGTSLEMQFVQSPDNVTSSLGKPVELQCVLRGDGGEGEPPDVVWQRDGQPLEYADTNQMQVPVSENSWLSTSELRIEEVQLSDMGGYRCVVMLEGQEISSLEGHIQLEGLPHFSVEPFDMTVEANTTLSLHCVAHGPPEPVEVIWLQDGVPLNTLKDPVALSPSTLNITGLNKTSTFSCEAQNRKGVATSAAGTVTVIPSPPQKLQAVEATNSSLRISWRPGFGGAYPITVCSIQAVPSDMDLSTVPDHLIYNQNINVPPASHLISDLEPFSYYSVRVACRSSQGASSWTPWVTLQTAEGVPDAPPVNVSAVLNGTEVLVSWAQPPGRLNGHLLGYTLEYSAPNMGQTVLDSGLDTDLAINLSVPLSNVSFRVCAYTGAGPGPWSPVQTLTLIQPAMGELHSRGPSSQRAFSWHWWYIVMAMSVAVALAVLVAVYAARLRRKETRFGEAFEPMMESGELVVRYRARRTYSRRTNEATLNSLGISDELKQKLQDVMVDRHKLTLGKTLGEGEFGSVMEGLLTHDESQSVLKVAVKTMKIAICTRTEMEDFLREAACMKEFDHSNVMRLLGVCLQTVESEGYPSPVVILPYMKHGDLHSYLLYSRLGDCPVYLPSQMLVKFMTDIARGMEYLSSKNFIHRDLAARNCMLNENMTVCVADFGLSKKIYNGDYYRQGRISKMPVKWIAIESLADRVYTTKSDVWSFGVTMWEIATRGQTPYPGVENSEIYDYLRQGNRLKQPPDCLDSIYNLMFSCWLLSPKDRPGFETLRCELEKALEELPDPQEADEILYVNMEESVPEPGAVGGREPLGAPPPFCLKGMDTVTTVEVHPPGRYVLCPQHETQRFLNDSLESLHLTASSSTPTLLLQPSSCSTPIPAVLGEGLEDREGSGKRVPWQ